From a region of the Vanrija pseudolonga chromosome 2, complete sequence genome:
- the sen1_1 gene encoding Helicase sen1: protein MSSPSSAPAGAAAAVEALLASLRERQVQPTQEELGTIYELVLPPGASTDAETHWYCAKAPSDTAREAATYLLYLFAFTGERANTWKGKLTQVLTGCAACARAFGAVRRRFDHKYISFYPLAARQNFNNAVDRWQAALIVAELDRARGYGAGDAPSSLLDLPAALLQLFLNEPSSLKDERLAAALDAVLGTRGPTAVSALGVTPLVASLLVAAEKDRREWARGQLACVTRPLAFAEWYANGVGHEAHKLLTGGFPASAGEKWESVGVLLGEGRLQLDSVQQGLLEGRYEESSRARPDQSVMAFIARLLGSPSDCELRGCGIGLTPAFNEMFQCFTRLLSVSPTHHIWAFDTTPELPHTLFSDIKKNKSFQKLLMGDASVDASAKGKEKERSDNPLNWLGDYLLSVADAQKTDSTANSKGFSEVLAKIAGFCFVEAQHERLPVSTRSLAAEAGCRALTTVQKTLGSTDGDALPLATTLDVHSKFVAETAFHRGDASDSASDAARGLLSLAFVADDKELVESVLGLAAIANTERRRLKLLKRRLKPGQRPPSPVKVERLQRPILRRELWDAAYDNLPPSDAVGLALMLNSVAPVAHLEKLDRHMAYDSSDLKAVVNAEEWTTCVRTINSGLRATSDPFAQKVESFALQPNPATIAALWQQPAMAKTVMILLLSPMDAVHDPVINLVQQSFEDVDDRGDCFRVLLERFPCPAMDGLTSFLSTFIRTARIVPEACSLAKWLVRCFTDVLDALCLPAGSEPPLLQSDTFLASHSQGRWMTRRVSDLWMLMTDSLALIFKRTAGWAPYYDNEVMVDWMRDALVFGRAVTEHVRIFESAVLSRTKAKEEGDGTPAKMTNIGKSLIQKLEVMLTDLVGWLRLTEPETLHQTFELIKTILGRVAKTKPDLAEDKTLEVALLEIDKFCRRASSGYNCRLSDDQLGELSELLDEFDLERMDEDEIEFVGETVAADVTARLKAATLDKSSPAPSSKPSSTSSKEERPKASTPKPANNAFAMMMKNAGGKYSPSDRPSSSKPKPTKPRQTTLEEFENDTFMDDLSAADLDILERRAQATSDFKKTQSARVTIPANKVNKEKLVLNLVPKVYPKPAASGSTFTSKFMKELSREHKQQRSDIKRFDAPPRLPATTAIGSGLGAYTGPAKKPAPAKEDSGSSASESSSDDENKGLSALIGREKALIKKAVPAVPERRSIKILGSTTTDVLRARQEERQKAQRAKMRIRPDLTPLFRYILVWDPDYQGPRPPYPPNVAAELGPLRPMPNSFKTGKDYERAILPLFLQELWAQFTKEEKPQPTFQVEVATRAYEDEFLDIDVVLPGKLPMGFSVNEMDIVVIRQGSNKPLFAKVQHFRRSFKDSAIKLRILAKMDQTSLGAKAKVQLRKHVSLSTAIREYAALRGLPYYEPALLNDVLAARSATMPKFSLTDVEDAMKNFSVNEPQAKAILGGMSVKGFALIQGPPGTGKTKTISGLVGKFLSERKTKIPVNGSTPLQEKILVCAPSNAAIDEVCKRLMDGVPSSHGGRIIPKIVRIGVETSVHVAVKDISLDNLVEAIVNTEATANNGGSTELAKIQAELEEVKQGIKDKQDELQRVQGNDQKRKSLETELHTLNTRRTKLGQASSKAKDAARDATRNLDGARRAAREQVLREADIICATLSGAGHESLSSYTFETVIIDEAAQAIEMSCLIPLKYGCQRCIMVGDPNQLPPTTFSQEATDNNFNQSLFVRIAQQPTSTMHLLSIQYRMHPDISELPSKIFYNSQLKDGPDMAKKTAAIWHRSQAFGPYRFFNVDGAETKAGTSTKNSDEAQAAVELYRNLEQQFGGKVNFAMRIGIITMYREQLYELKRKFNDAYGAEILDTIDFNTVDGFQGQEKDIIILSCVRSGPNLRQIGFLKDYRRMNVALTRAKSSLFVIGNAATLERSDNNWNTIVGDARDRGFLINYGPKAFIAGPAKPIEPKKAPAPARTPAGRSSSPVKNGGPAVGAPPVDLKRKQPVSAPSPQEPAAKKLKEGARPSSAGLGSRPLPPANGLSSKPPPPAPSNGNSNPQQAPGPPMNGGAPGPSAGPSAAGPFVPRPLPPPRRPRPPEDVLFMKKKKPKPAPSRAPIDVRAAVNDAMTGRRPPPPK from the exons ATGTCATCACCCTCCAgtgcgccggccggcgccgccgccgcagtggAGGCCCTGCTCGCGAGCCTGCGCGAACGGCAGGTCCAGCCGACCcaggaggagctcggcacgATCTACGAGCTGGTGCTGCCGCCCGGCGCGTCGACAGACGCCGAGACACACTGGTACTGCGCGAAGGCGCCgtccgacacggcgcgcgaggcggccacATACCTCCTCTACCTGTTCGCATTTActggcgagcgcgccaacACCTGGAAGGGCAAGCTCACGCAAGTCCTAACGGGGTgtgctgcgtgcgcgcgcgcgttcggTGCCGTGCGTCGCCGCTTCGACCACAA GTACATCTCGTTCtaccccctcgccgcgcgccagaaCTTCAACAACGCCGTCGACAGGTGGCAAGCCgcgctcatcgtcgccgagctggacagGGCGCGGGGCTacggcgcaggcgacgcCCCGTCGTCGCTACTTGacctgcccgccgcgctgctgcagctctTCCTCAACGAGCCGAGTtcgctcaaggacgagcggctcgccgccgcgctcgacgccgtgctgggAACTCGCGGCCCGACGGCCGTGagcgccctcggcgtcacgcCACTGGTCGCCAGCCTGCTCGTGGCGGCTGAGAAGGATCGCCGCGAGTGGGCCCGCGGGCAGCTCGCGTGCGTCACCCGGCCGCTCGCCTTCGCAGAGTGGTACGCCAACGGCGTGGGGCACGAGGCGCACAAGCTGCTTACGGGCGGGTTCCCTGCTTCTGCTGGTGAGAAGTGGGAGTCGGTaggcgtcctcctcggcgagggcaggCTGCAGCTCGATTCCGTGCAGCAGGGCCTGTTGGAGGGCCGGTATGAGGAGTCCTCCAGGGCCCGGCCAGACCAGAGCGTCATGGCGTTCATTGCGAGGTTACTTGGGAGTCCGTCAGATTGTGAGTTGCGGGGCTGCGGGATTGGGCTGACGCCAGCTTTCAACGAGATGTTCCAATGCTTTACGCGGCTCCTCAGCGTGTCGCCTACACACCACATCTGGGCATTCGACACCACCCCAGAGCTCCCACACACCCTCTTCTCCGATATCAAGAAGAACAAGTCGTTCCAGAAGCTGTTAATGGGTGACGCCTCCGTCGATGCGTCCGCCAAAGGCAAGGAGAAGGAACGGTCCGACAACCCCCTCAATTGGCTCGGTGACTACCTGTTATCAGTAGCCGATGCGCAGAAGACGGACTCCACCGCCAACAGCAAGGGCTTCTCAGAGGTTCTGGCCAAGATTGCCGGGTTCTGCTTCGTTGAAGCGCAGCACGAGCGCCTGCCAGTATCGACGAGAAGCCTTGCAGCCGAGGCCGGATGTCGTGCTCTTACCACTGTTCAAAAGACGCTCGGATcgaccgacggcgacgcgctcccgCTGGCCACGACGCTCGACGTTCACAGCAAGTTTGTTGCCGAAACGGCGTTCCATCGAGGCGACGCTTCCGACTCGGCCTCCGATGCTGCCCGTGGCCTCCTTTCCTTGGCGTTTGTCGCTGACGACAAGGAGCTAGTCGAGAGCGTGCTGGGCCTGGCTGCCATTGCCAATACCGAGAGGCGCAGGTTGAAGCTGCTGAAGCGCCGCTTGAAGCCTGGACAGCGACCACCGTCGCCTGTTAAGGTCGAGCGTCTTCAGCGCCCCATCCTGAGGCGCGAGCTCTGGGACGCGGCGTACGACAACCTGCCACCAAGTGACGCTGTAGGGCTTGCCCTCATGCTCAACTCGGTTGCTCCTGTCGCCCACTTGGAGAAGCTCGACCGCCACATGGCATACGATTCCTCAGACCTCAAGGCAGTGGTCAACGCCGAAGAGTGGACCACGTGTGTTCGAACGATCAACTCTGGTCTGAGGGCCACAAGTGATCCATTTGCCCAGAAGGTCGAATCCTTTGCTCTTCAACCCAATCCAGCAACGATTGCAGCCCTTTGGCAACAGCCTGCGATGGCCAAGACGGTTATGATCCTGCTCTTGTCTCCTATGGATGCCGTTCACGACCCCGTCATCAACCTCGTTCAGCAGTCATTCGAAGATGTCGACGACCGTGGCGACTGTTTCCGCGTGCTTCTTGAGCGCTTCCCTTGTCCGGCCATGGATGGGCTTACGAGCTTCCTTTCAACATTCATCCGGACCGCCAGGATCGTCCCCGAAGCCTGCTCATTAGCAAAGTGGCTCGTACGCTGTTTTACCGACGTTCTCGACGCGTTGTGCCTTCCCGCAGGGAGCGAGCCGCCGCTACTACAATCAGACACCTTCTTGGCGTCTCACAGCCAAGGAAGGTGGATGACACGCCGTGTCAGCGACTTGTGGATGCTCATGACCGACTCGCTTGCCCTGATTTTCAAGCGTACCGCTGGGTGGGCGCCTTACTATGACAACGAAGTCATGGTCGACTGGATGCGCGACGCTCTTGTTTTCGGACGTGCTGTCACGGAGCACGTTCGTATCTTTGAGTCGGCAGTGTTGAGCCggaccaaggccaaggaggagggcgacggcaCCCCCGCCAAGATGACCAACATCGGCAAGAGCCTCATCCAGAAGCTTGAGGTCATGCTGACCGACCTCGTGGGCTGGTTGCGATTGACCGA ACCGGAAACATTGCACCAGACGTTCGAGCTCATCAAGACAATTCTGGGCCGAGTTGCCAAGACCAAACCAGACCTTGCTGAAGACAAGACTCTGGAAGTTGCGCTTCTGGAGATCGACAAGTTCTGTCGACGAGCGTCATCTGGCTACAACTGTCGTTTGTCAGACGATCAGCTTGGTGAGCTCTCGGAGCTTCTCGATGAGTTCGACCTGGAGCGgatggacgaggatgagaTCGAGTTTGTGGGCGAGACTGTGGCGGCAGACGTTACTGCCCGCCTCAAGGCTGCCACTCTGGACAAATCCTCTCCAGCGCCTTCATCAAAGCCTTCATCCACCTCCTCAAAGGAGGAGAGACCAAAGGCGTCGACCCCGAAGCCCGCCAACAATGCTTTCGCCATGATGATGAAGAATGCGGGAGGCAAATACTCTCCTTCCGATCGACCATCGTCTTCGAAACCCAAGCCGACGAAGCCGAGGCAGACGACTCTGGAGGAGTTTGAAAACGACACCTTTATGGACGACTTGTCTGCCGCGGACCTGGACATTCTGGAACGCCGAGCtcaggcgacgagcgacttCAAGAAGACGCAGTCGGCCCGCGTGACCATCCCCGCTAACAAGGTTAACAAGGAGAAGCTGGTGTTAAATCTTGTCCCTAAGGTCTACCCAAAGCCGGCAGCTTCTGGGTCGACCTTCACGTCCAAGTTCATGAAGGAACTCAGTCGAGAGCACAAACAACAGCGTTCTGATATTAAGCGCTTCGACGCGCCCCCGCGACTCCCTGCGACAACAGCTATTGGTAGCGGTCTTGGCGCCTACACCGGCCCCGCCAAgaagcccgcgccggcgaagGAGGATTCTGGTTCCAGTGCTTCCGAGTCTTCATCAGATGATGAGAACAAGGGCCTCAGCGCGTTGATTGGCCGTGAAAAGGCTTTGATCAAGAAGGCGGTACCCGCTGTGCCCGAACGGCGATCGATCAAGATTCTGGGTTCCACCACTACTGATGTTCTCAGAGCGCGACAGGAAGAGCGACAGAAGGCGCAGAGGGCCAAGATGCGTATTCGCCCAGATCTTACGCCACTTTTCCGATACATTCTGGTGTGGGATCCCGACTACCAAGGTCCTCGCCCACCTTACCCCCCGAATGTGGCAGCTGAGCTTGGGCCATTACGGCCGATGCCCAACTCCTTCAAGACAGGCAAGGACTATGAGAGGGCGATTCTTCCTCTGTTCCTGCAGGAATTGTGGGCCCAGTTCACCAAAGAGGAGAAGCCACAGCCTACATTCCAGGTCGAGGTTGCCACGCGTGCATACGAGGACGAGTTCCTTGACATCGACGTTGTCCTCCCCGGCAAACTCCCCATGGGATTCTCAGTCAACGAGATGGACATTGTTGTCATTCGCCAGGGTTCTAACAAACCCCTCTTCGCCAAGGTTCAACACTTCCGCCGCAGCTTCAAGGACTCGGCGATCAAGCTTCGTATACTTGCCAAAATGGACCAGACGAGCCTCGGAGCCAAAGCCAAGGTTCAGCTGAGGAAGCATGTCTC ACTGAGCACCGCCATTCGCGAGTACGCCGCATTGCGCGGTCTCCCATACTACGAGCCCGCCCTCCTCAACGACGTCCttgcggcgcgctcggcaaccATGCCCAAGTTCTCCCTCACTGACGTGGAAGATGCAATGAAGAACTTCAGTGTCAACGAGCCTCAGGCCAAGGCCATCCTAGGTGGCATGTCTGTCAAGGGCTTTGCATTGATTCAAGG TCCTCCAGGTACTGGTAAGACCAAAACAATCAGTGGACTCGTCGGCAAATTCCTGTCAGAGAGGAAGACGAAGATTCCTGTCAACGGCTCGACACCCTTGCAAGAGAAGATCCTGGTCTGTGCCCCAAGTAacgccgccatcgacgaAGTGTGCAAACGTCTCATGGACGGAGTTCCCAGCTCACATGGTGGTCGCATCATCCCCAAGATCGTCCGTATCGGTGTCGAAACTTCTGTCCACGTCGCGGTCAAGGACATCTCGCTGGATAATCTTGTCGAGGCGATTGTCAACACGGAGGCCACTGCCAATAATGGCGGAAGTACTGAGCTTGCAAAGATCCAAGCGGAACTCGAAGAGGTCAAGCAGGGCATCAAGGACAAGCAAGACGAGTTACAGCGTGTCCAGGGCAACGATCAGAAGCGCAAGTCTCTTGAGACTGAGCTGCACACCCTGAACACCCGCCGTACAAAGCTTGGTCAGGCCTCGTcgaaggccaaggacgcaGCACGCGACGCAACCCGTAACCTCGAtggtgcgcgtcgtgccgctCGCGAACAGGTTCTCCGAGAAGCCGACATCATCTGCGCGACCTTGTCAGGTGCTGGACACGAGTCACTGTCGTCGTACACATTCGAAACTGTCATCATCGACGAAGCAGCCCAGGCTATCGAAATGAGCTGTCTTATTCCTCTGAAGTATGGCTGCCAGAGGTGTATCATGGTTGGAG ACCCGAATCAGTTGCCACCCACGACCTTCAGTCAAGAGGCAACGGACAACAACTTCAACCAGAGTTTGTTCGTCCGCATCGCTCAAcagccgacgtcgacaatgCATCTGCTGAG TATCCAATACCGTATGCACCCCGACATCTCCGAACTCCCCTCGAAGATCTTCTACAACTCgcagctcaaggacggccCCGACATGGCCAAGAAGACGGCGGCCATCTGGCACCGCAGCCAGGCCTTTGGCCCATACCGTTTCTTCAACGTGGACGGTGCCGAGACGAAAGCGGGAACGTCAACCAAGAACTCAGACGAGGCTCAGGCCGCCGTGGAGCTGTATCGCAACCTCGAGCAGCAGTTTGGGGGAAAGGTCAACTTCGCCATGCGTATCGGTATCATTACCATGTACCGGGAGCAGCTTTACGAACTCAAGCGCAAGTTCAACGACGCCTATGGCGCAGAGATCTTGGACACCATCGA CTTCAATACAGTCGACGGCTTCCAAGGTCAAGAGAAGGATATCATCATTCTCTCGTGTGTTCGATCCGGCCCCAATCTCCGGCAGATTGGTTTCTTGAAGGACTATCGGCGTATGAACGTTGCACTTACCCGAGCCAAGAGTTCGCTCTTCGTCATCGGCAATGCGGCCACCCTGGAGCGTAGTGACAATAACTGGAACACTATCGTCGGTGATGCCCGAGACCGAGGCTTCCTCATCAAC TACGGTCCAAAGGCGTTCATTGCCGGTCCTGCAAAGCCCATTGAACCCAAGAaggcgccggcaccggcgaggACACCGGCGGGCcggagcagcagccccgTCAAGAACGGGGGCCCTGCAGTTGGCGCGCCGCCTGTGGATTTGAAGCGCAAGCAGCCAGTGTCTGCCCCCAGCCCACAAGAGCCTGCGgccaagaagctcaaggAAGGCGCCAGGCCCTCATCAGCCGGTCTTGGGTCCAGGCCTTTGCCGCCAGCAAACGGACTTTCATCCAAGCCACCCCCACCAGCACCGAGTAATGGCAACTCGAACCCCCAGCAGGCCCCGGGGCCTCCAATGAATGGCGGTGCTCCAGGCCCGTCAGCTGGTCCGTCAGCTGCCGGCCCGTTTGTGCCCCGGCCACTGCCACccccacgccgacctcggcctccggAGGACGTGCTCTTCATGAAGAAGAAG AAGCCCAAGCCTGCCCCCTCCAGGGCGCCCATCGACGTACGCGCTGCCGTCAACGACGCCATGacgggtcgtcgtccacccccacccaagTAA